A genomic stretch from Procambarus clarkii isolate CNS0578487 chromosome 14, FALCON_Pclarkii_2.0, whole genome shotgun sequence includes:
- the Ntf-2 gene encoding probable nuclear transport factor 2 isoform X1: MTLNPQFQQIGETFVKQYYAIFDGEREGREKLVIFYHAELSLMSFEGVQVQGAAQILEKIKNLSFTKIVRAITTVDCQPTFDGGVLVNILGQLKMDDDPPHGFNQTFMLKPLGDSFFVQHDMFRLALHHIVV, from the exons ATGACTCTCAACCCGCAGTTCCAGCAGATCGGGGAGACGTTTGTGAAGCAGTACTATGCCATCTTCGACGGTGAGAGAGAAGGCAGGGAGAAGCTGGTCATCTTTTATCAT GCAGAGCTATCATTAATGTCATTTGAGGGAGTTCAAGTTCAAGGAGCTGCTCAGATTTTGGAGAAAATAAAG AATTTGTCGTTCACAAAAATTGTTCGGGCCATTACCACCGTCGACTGTCAGCCCACTTTTGATGGGGGAGTCTTAGTCAACATTTTAGGGCAGCTTAAG ATGGATGACGATCCTCCACATGGATTCAATCAAACATTTATGCTGAAGCCACTGGGTGACAGTTTCTTCGTTCAGCACGACATGTTTCGCTTGGCACTCCACCATATTGTCGTATGA
- the Ntf-2 gene encoding probable nuclear transport factor 2 isoform X2 encodes MTLNPQFQQIGETFVKQYYAIFDGEREGREKLVIFYHAELSLMSFEGVQVQGAAQILEKIKNLSFTKIVRAITTVDCQPTFDGGVLVNILGQLKMDEDPVHGFSQTFVLKPMNDSFYIQHDSFRLVIHNN; translated from the exons ATGACTCTCAACCCGCAGTTCCAGCAGATCGGGGAGACGTTTGTGAAGCAGTACTATGCCATCTTCGACGGTGAGAGAGAAGGCAGGGAGAAGCTGGTCATCTTTTATCAT GCAGAGCTATCATTAATGTCATTTGAGGGAGTTCAAGTTCAAGGAGCTGCTCAGATTTTGGAGAAAATAAAG AATTTGTCGTTCACAAAAATTGTTCGGGCCATTACCACCGTCGACTGTCAGCCCACTTTTGATGGGGGAGTCTTAGTCAACATTTTAGGGCAGCTTAAG aTGGATGAGGACCCAGTTCATGGATTCTCTCAGACATTTGTTCTCAAGCCCATGAATGACTCTTTCTACATCCAGCACGACTCTTTCCGTCTCGTCATTCATAACAACTAG
- the LOC123771750 gene encoding uncharacterized protein isoform X1 produces MVPNHLHNCCSNVDLPEAGLSLYRPVQDLGLLEVRWWLWAGVVGVAAGVVGVAAGVFQTEMDRCRTNCSAVPEDLWPYCCETHHTCCQEFAESCIHDCLPRVHTGDVSAVEERPGLCCALYNLCCFRETFRIANRNQKIEPARLPIIHRFHVTPSPASRPQSEALGRTNPFQSTQALQTTEGDYTDEPPQEKTRANRFPLQRPQLSKKPTSRPRLPERPAFLKKPFGGSDESEHPLEQKNQLSDQNVHQDKPENETDKDGSLQDKKKIPEEDRRKSLLETKRPKSGPRLSGLLGRRKEAEEPRPIDDIQVVQNKEAPKETQRTPSGFPERGLLETRKSSVGESESTHTDQQGGVRRNLGGSRQRVTRKRVRVPGAPNGEESERERTDHVETEQQISRLQGTEEILARPLVNEGIAFGRQPVQQERGGSRTRVTEESVIHQPQVTDGRVLVLPSLVARAPLDEVTPPQPQNEVIGFGLPQLGEDLLLSQAQVSKEMDDRHVGQPQVAEAFSPSQITEEKIADRSLISEERLSSLAQLDREVPTLLKSAEENLFAFPQPVKSSEETLQAVARPTYLPLSAGPTYLPLSAEETPVDHSPTYLPLPTEENQVSQPQISERTTAGRSLIPNDIFINQPQVAVEKNQQPQTDIQVAIESDTPVGNLYDKLQVSATSVNDQILDAFELPEQSQVSVKIVEQPQVGVALLPNEPQLSVERASDQPEVTVKQMTDQTEITKESTIDKPQVAVARHNVGGRTRTRNQSQTRERSNSRDLSQVTLESSRALDQSQTERSSSTDLPQATQRISSRDRNRPSRERSSSTSRTLATQERSSTSDHSQVIGRSKAGVPPQTTRRRSSRRRPTSNTAA; encoded by the exons GTGAGATGGTGGTTGTGGGCAGGCGTGGTGGGCGTGGCAGCTGGCGTGGTGGGCGTGGCAGCTGGCGTGTTCCAGACAGAGATGGACCGGTGCCGCACCAACTGCTCAGCAGTGCCAGAGGACTTGTGGCCCTACTGCTGTGAGACACACCACACCTGTTGCCAGGAATTTGCAGAGTCTTGCATT CATGACTGCCTGCCCAGAGTCCACACTGGAGATGTAAGCGCAGTGGAAGAGCGGCCGGGACTCTGTTGTGCCCTCTACAACCTCTGCTGCTTCAGGGAAACCTTCAGGATCGCCAACAGGAACCAGAAGATCGAGCCAGCGAGACTGCCCATCATCCATCGTTTTCACGTGACACCTTCTCCTGCATCTCGACCCCAGTCTGAAGCACTCGGCAGAACTAATCCCTTCCAGTCCACTCAGGCACTGCAAACTACTGAAGGTGACTACACTGACGAGCCTCCACAGGAGAAGACCAGAGCAAATAGGTTTCCACTTCAACGGCCACAGCTGTCAAAGAAACCGACAAGTAGGCCACGCCTCCCAGAGCGGCCCGCATTTCTCAAGAAACCCTTTGGTGGTTCAGACGAGAGTGAGCACCCATTGGAACAGAAAAACCAACTATCAGACCAAAATGTCCATCAAGACAAGCCAGAAAATGAAACAGACAAGGATGGAAGTCTCCAAGACAAGAAAAAGATCCCtgaagaagatagaagaaaaagcctCCTGGAGACTAAAAGACCCAAGAGTGGACCAAGACTGTCTGGTTTACTCGGGAGAAGAAAAGAAGCGGAAGAGCCAAGGCCAATTGATGACATTCAGGTTGTGCAAAATAAAGAGGCTCCTAAGGAGACGCAGAGGACACCCAGTGGCTTTCCTGAGAGAGGCCTCCTCGAGACAAGAAAGAGCTCAGTTGGTGAATCAGAATCTACACACACTGACCAACAAGGGGGTGTTAGAAGGAATCTCGGTGGCTCACGCCAAAGAGTGACACGAAAGAGGGTCAGAGTGCCTGGTGCACCTAATGGAGAGGagtcggagagagagagaacagatcaTGTTGAGACAGAACAACAGATTAGTCGACTACAGGGAACTGAAGAGATCTTGGCTCGACCTCTTGTGAATGAAGGCATAGCATTTGGTCGACAACCAGTGCAACAAGAAAGAGGAGGAAGTCGAACTCGTGTCACTGAAGAGAGTGTGATTCATCAACCACAAGTAACTGATGGAAGAGTGTTGGTTCTTCCCTCATTAGTGGCAAGGGCACCACTGGATGAAGTAACTCCACCTCAACCCCAAAATGAAGTGATTGGCTTTGGTTTGCCACAACTCGGTGAAGACCTGCTACTTAGTCAAGCTCAAGTGTCCAAAGAAATGGATGATAGACATGTTGGTCAACCACAGGTGGCCGAAGCATTTTCTCCATCCCAAATCACTGAAGAAAAAATAGCTGATCGGTCTCTAATTTCTGAAGAAAGACTTAGTAGTCTGGCCCAGTTGGACAGAGAAGTCCCAACTCTCCTCAAATCTGCAGAGGAAAATCTGTTTGCCTTTCCACAGCCAGTAAAATCATCAGAGGAGACACTTCAAGCAGTTGCAAGGCCTACTTATTTACCCCTATCGGCTGGGCCTACCTATTTACCCCTCTCGGCTGAAGAAACCCCAGTTGATCACTCTCCGACTTATTTACCTCTGCCAACTGAAGAAAACCAAGTTAGTCAACCGCAGATTTCTGAAAGAACAACAGCTGGTCGATCTCTGATACCTAATGACATATTTATAAACCAACCCCAGGTTGCTGTGGAGAAAAATCAACAGCCACAGACTGACATACAAGTCGCTATCGAATCAGACACACCTGTAGGAAACCTCTATGATAAACTGCAAGTTTCTGCGACGAGTGTTAATGACCAGATACTAGATGCTTTCGAGTTGCCAGAACAGTCACAGGTTTCTGTGAAAATTGTTGAACAACCACAGGTGGGTGTGGCACTTCTGCCCAATGAGCCACAGCTGTCAGTAGAAAGGGCAAGTGACCAACCAGAAGTAACTGTGAAGCAGATGACTGACCAAACAGAGATTACAAAAGAATCGACAATAGACAAGCCCCAAGTGGCAGTAGCACGACATAACGTAGGTGGCCGTACCCGAACAAGAAACCAATCACAGACAAGGGAAAGATCAAATTCAAGAGACCTCTCTCAAGTAACATTGGAAAGTTCAAGAGCTCTTGACCAATCCCAGACAGAAAGGTCAAGTTCAACAGACCTTCCCCAGGCAACACAAAGAATAAGTTCAAGAGACCGTAATCGACCATCAAGGGAGAGGTCAAGCTCTACCTCCCGCACTCTGGCTACACAAGAAAGGTCAAGCACaagtgaccattctcaagtaatcGGAAGGTCGAAAGCAGGAGTCCCTCCCCAGACAACGCGAAGGAGGTCCTCCAGAAGACGTCCCACAAGCAACACAGCAGCCTAA
- the LOC123771750 gene encoding uncharacterized protein isoform X2 has translation MVVRWWLWAGVVGVAAGVVGVAAGVFQTEMDRCRTNCSAVPEDLWPYCCETHHTCCQEFAESCIHDCLPRVHTGDVSAVEERPGLCCALYNLCCFRETFRIANRNQKIEPARLPIIHRFHVTPSPASRPQSEALGRTNPFQSTQALQTTEGDYTDEPPQEKTRANRFPLQRPQLSKKPTSRPRLPERPAFLKKPFGGSDESEHPLEQKNQLSDQNVHQDKPENETDKDGSLQDKKKIPEEDRRKSLLETKRPKSGPRLSGLLGRRKEAEEPRPIDDIQVVQNKEAPKETQRTPSGFPERGLLETRKSSVGESESTHTDQQGGVRRNLGGSRQRVTRKRVRVPGAPNGEESERERTDHVETEQQISRLQGTEEILARPLVNEGIAFGRQPVQQERGGSRTRVTEESVIHQPQVTDGRVLVLPSLVARAPLDEVTPPQPQNEVIGFGLPQLGEDLLLSQAQVSKEMDDRHVGQPQVAEAFSPSQITEEKIADRSLISEERLSSLAQLDREVPTLLKSAEENLFAFPQPVKSSEETLQAVARPTYLPLSAGPTYLPLSAEETPVDHSPTYLPLPTEENQVSQPQISERTTAGRSLIPNDIFINQPQVAVEKNQQPQTDIQVAIESDTPVGNLYDKLQVSATSVNDQILDAFELPEQSQVSVKIVEQPQVGVALLPNEPQLSVERASDQPEVTVKQMTDQTEITKESTIDKPQVAVARHNVGGRTRTRNQSQTRERSNSRDLSQVTLESSRALDQSQTERSSSTDLPQATQRISSRDRNRPSRERSSSTSRTLATQERSSTSDHSQVIGRSKAGVPPQTTRRRSSRRRPTSNTAA, from the exons GTGAGATGGTGGTTGTGGGCAGGCGTGGTGGGCGTGGCAGCTGGCGTGGTGGGCGTGGCAGCTGGCGTGTTCCAGACAGAGATGGACCGGTGCCGCACCAACTGCTCAGCAGTGCCAGAGGACTTGTGGCCCTACTGCTGTGAGACACACCACACCTGTTGCCAGGAATTTGCAGAGTCTTGCATT CATGACTGCCTGCCCAGAGTCCACACTGGAGATGTAAGCGCAGTGGAAGAGCGGCCGGGACTCTGTTGTGCCCTCTACAACCTCTGCTGCTTCAGGGAAACCTTCAGGATCGCCAACAGGAACCAGAAGATCGAGCCAGCGAGACTGCCCATCATCCATCGTTTTCACGTGACACCTTCTCCTGCATCTCGACCCCAGTCTGAAGCACTCGGCAGAACTAATCCCTTCCAGTCCACTCAGGCACTGCAAACTACTGAAGGTGACTACACTGACGAGCCTCCACAGGAGAAGACCAGAGCAAATAGGTTTCCACTTCAACGGCCACAGCTGTCAAAGAAACCGACAAGTAGGCCACGCCTCCCAGAGCGGCCCGCATTTCTCAAGAAACCCTTTGGTGGTTCAGACGAGAGTGAGCACCCATTGGAACAGAAAAACCAACTATCAGACCAAAATGTCCATCAAGACAAGCCAGAAAATGAAACAGACAAGGATGGAAGTCTCCAAGACAAGAAAAAGATCCCtgaagaagatagaagaaaaagcctCCTGGAGACTAAAAGACCCAAGAGTGGACCAAGACTGTCTGGTTTACTCGGGAGAAGAAAAGAAGCGGAAGAGCCAAGGCCAATTGATGACATTCAGGTTGTGCAAAATAAAGAGGCTCCTAAGGAGACGCAGAGGACACCCAGTGGCTTTCCTGAGAGAGGCCTCCTCGAGACAAGAAAGAGCTCAGTTGGTGAATCAGAATCTACACACACTGACCAACAAGGGGGTGTTAGAAGGAATCTCGGTGGCTCACGCCAAAGAGTGACACGAAAGAGGGTCAGAGTGCCTGGTGCACCTAATGGAGAGGagtcggagagagagagaacagatcaTGTTGAGACAGAACAACAGATTAGTCGACTACAGGGAACTGAAGAGATCTTGGCTCGACCTCTTGTGAATGAAGGCATAGCATTTGGTCGACAACCAGTGCAACAAGAAAGAGGAGGAAGTCGAACTCGTGTCACTGAAGAGAGTGTGATTCATCAACCACAAGTAACTGATGGAAGAGTGTTGGTTCTTCCCTCATTAGTGGCAAGGGCACCACTGGATGAAGTAACTCCACCTCAACCCCAAAATGAAGTGATTGGCTTTGGTTTGCCACAACTCGGTGAAGACCTGCTACTTAGTCAAGCTCAAGTGTCCAAAGAAATGGATGATAGACATGTTGGTCAACCACAGGTGGCCGAAGCATTTTCTCCATCCCAAATCACTGAAGAAAAAATAGCTGATCGGTCTCTAATTTCTGAAGAAAGACTTAGTAGTCTGGCCCAGTTGGACAGAGAAGTCCCAACTCTCCTCAAATCTGCAGAGGAAAATCTGTTTGCCTTTCCACAGCCAGTAAAATCATCAGAGGAGACACTTCAAGCAGTTGCAAGGCCTACTTATTTACCCCTATCGGCTGGGCCTACCTATTTACCCCTCTCGGCTGAAGAAACCCCAGTTGATCACTCTCCGACTTATTTACCTCTGCCAACTGAAGAAAACCAAGTTAGTCAACCGCAGATTTCTGAAAGAACAACAGCTGGTCGATCTCTGATACCTAATGACATATTTATAAACCAACCCCAGGTTGCTGTGGAGAAAAATCAACAGCCACAGACTGACATACAAGTCGCTATCGAATCAGACACACCTGTAGGAAACCTCTATGATAAACTGCAAGTTTCTGCGACGAGTGTTAATGACCAGATACTAGATGCTTTCGAGTTGCCAGAACAGTCACAGGTTTCTGTGAAAATTGTTGAACAACCACAGGTGGGTGTGGCACTTCTGCCCAATGAGCCACAGCTGTCAGTAGAAAGGGCAAGTGACCAACCAGAAGTAACTGTGAAGCAGATGACTGACCAAACAGAGATTACAAAAGAATCGACAATAGACAAGCCCCAAGTGGCAGTAGCACGACATAACGTAGGTGGCCGTACCCGAACAAGAAACCAATCACAGACAAGGGAAAGATCAAATTCAAGAGACCTCTCTCAAGTAACATTGGAAAGTTCAAGAGCTCTTGACCAATCCCAGACAGAAAGGTCAAGTTCAACAGACCTTCCCCAGGCAACACAAAGAATAAGTTCAAGAGACCGTAATCGACCATCAAGGGAGAGGTCAAGCTCTACCTCCCGCACTCTGGCTACACAAGAAAGGTCAAGCACaagtgaccattctcaagtaatcGGAAGGTCGAAAGCAGGAGTCCCTCCCCAGACAACGCGAAGGAGGTCCTCCAGAAGACGTCCCACAAGCAACACAGCAGCCTAA